In Oryzihumus leptocrescens, the following are encoded in one genomic region:
- a CDS encoding ABC transporter permease has translation MSLGVDPQDQVSSEALVAAVPVASTKEHGKSPSRIAFDRLRKDRMAIVCACVVLLFILVAVLAPLLCAIEGQNYSDFHTELVDEFGFPTIGPNADHWFGVEPKTGRDLFAQWTYGARPSLVIAFVASITSSVIGVVLGLTAGFLSGWVDRTISWVIDFVLSLPYLLVAIAAVPIVVQVAGGVNALTPQDNADIRFFVLIGVLVFFGWASLARLIRGEVISLREREFVQAAKVIGVPTRRVLFKELLPNLVAPIVISLSLALPAYIVAEAGLTFLGVGLIEPTPSWGQMIAKATTYYQADPLYLWLPVVGVSALTLALSWLGDSVRDAFDPKTRR, from the coding sequence ATGTCGCTGGGTGTCGACCCGCAGGACCAGGTCTCGAGCGAGGCCCTGGTCGCCGCGGTTCCCGTGGCCTCCACCAAGGAGCACGGCAAGTCCCCGTCGCGGATCGCGTTCGACCGCCTGCGCAAGGACCGCATGGCGATCGTCTGCGCGTGCGTGGTGCTGCTCTTCATCCTCGTCGCGGTCCTCGCGCCACTGCTGTGCGCGATCGAGGGGCAGAACTACAGCGACTTCCACACCGAGCTGGTGGACGAGTTCGGTTTCCCGACCATCGGGCCGAACGCCGACCACTGGTTCGGCGTCGAGCCCAAGACCGGTCGCGACCTGTTCGCCCAGTGGACCTACGGCGCCCGCCCCAGCCTGGTCATCGCCTTCGTCGCCTCGATCACGTCCTCGGTCATCGGCGTCGTGCTCGGCCTCACCGCCGGCTTCCTCAGTGGCTGGGTCGACCGGACCATCAGCTGGGTCATCGACTTCGTGCTGAGCCTGCCCTACCTGCTCGTCGCCATCGCGGCCGTGCCGATCGTGGTGCAGGTGGCCGGCGGCGTGAACGCGCTGACGCCGCAGGACAACGCCGACATCCGGTTCTTCGTGCTCATCGGCGTCCTGGTCTTCTTCGGGTGGGCCAGCCTCGCGCGGCTGATCCGCGGAGAGGTCATCTCGCTGCGCGAGCGTGAGTTCGTCCAGGCGGCAAAGGTCATCGGTGTACCCACTCGCCGGGTGCTGTTCAAGGAGCTGCTCCCGAACCTCGTGGCGCCGATCGTGATCTCGCTGTCCCTGGCGCTCCCGGCCTACATCGTGGCCGAGGCCGGGCTCACCTTCCTCGGGGTCGGGCTCATCGAGCCCACCCCCTCGTGGGGCCAGATGATCGCCAAGGCCACCACGTACTACCAGGCAGACCCGCTGTACCTGTGGCTGCCTGTCGTCGGAGTGTCCGCCCTCACCCTGGCCCTGAGCTGGCTGGGTGACAGCGTGCGAGACGCGTTCGACCCCAAGACGCGCCGCTGA
- a CDS encoding replication-associated recombination protein A yields the protein MPPLAVRMRPQSLEEVRGQGAVLRPGSPLRRLIEGYAGPAGPLSAILWGPPGTGKTTLAHLVATNAGRKFVELSAVTAGVKDVRAVMDAAARERDLYDRQTVLFLDEIHRFTKAQQDALLPGVENRLVILVAATTENPSFSVIAPLLSRSMLITLGPLADDELDQVLTRALEDERGLAGAFTLAADARAHLVRIAGGDARRALTSLEAAAGVALDAQPAGRHTDEPVEVTLAQVEQAVAHAAVRYDRTGDQHYDVASALIKSMRGSDVDAALHYLARMLEAGEDPRFIARRIVIAASEDVGMADPTALQTAVAALHAVAQIGMPEARIILAQAVVHNALAPKSNAAYAGINAAIADIRAGRGGPVPVHLRGSGYAGAARLGHGEGYSYPHDDAAGVVQQQYLPDDLAEQADYYHPTERGWEQTLSARWAQLRRHIRGR from the coding sequence ATGCCGCCGCTGGCCGTCCGGATGCGCCCGCAGTCGCTGGAGGAGGTGCGCGGCCAGGGCGCCGTGCTGCGCCCGGGCAGCCCCCTGCGCCGCCTCATCGAGGGGTATGCCGGGCCCGCCGGCCCGCTGTCGGCGATCCTCTGGGGGCCACCGGGAACCGGCAAGACCACCCTCGCGCATCTGGTGGCCACCAACGCCGGGCGCAAGTTCGTCGAGCTGTCCGCGGTGACCGCCGGGGTCAAGGACGTCCGCGCCGTCATGGACGCCGCCGCGCGCGAGCGCGACCTCTACGACCGCCAGACGGTGCTCTTCCTCGACGAGATCCACCGGTTCACCAAGGCCCAGCAGGACGCCCTGCTGCCCGGCGTGGAGAACCGCCTGGTCATCCTGGTGGCCGCGACGACGGAGAACCCCTCGTTCAGCGTCATCGCCCCGCTGCTGTCCCGGTCGATGCTCATCACCCTCGGCCCGCTCGCGGACGACGAGCTCGACCAGGTGCTCACCCGTGCCCTGGAGGACGAGCGTGGCCTGGCCGGGGCGTTCACCCTCGCGGCCGACGCCCGCGCCCACCTCGTGCGCATCGCCGGGGGAGACGCCCGGCGGGCACTGACCTCGCTGGAGGCCGCAGCCGGGGTGGCCCTCGACGCGCAGCCGGCCGGACGGCATACCGACGAGCCGGTGGAGGTGACGCTGGCGCAGGTGGAGCAGGCGGTGGCGCACGCCGCCGTGCGCTACGACCGCACCGGCGACCAGCACTACGACGTGGCCAGCGCGCTGATCAAGTCGATGCGGGGCAGTGACGTCGACGCCGCGCTGCACTACCTGGCGCGGATGCTGGAGGCGGGGGAGGACCCGCGCTTCATCGCCCGGCGCATCGTCATCGCGGCCAGTGAGGACGTCGGCATGGCCGACCCCACGGCGTTGCAGACCGCCGTCGCCGCCCTGCACGCGGTGGCCCAGATCGGCATGCCCGAGGCGCGGATCATCCTGGCGCAGGCCGTCGTCCACAACGCCCTGGCGCCCAAGTCCAACGCCGCCTACGCCGGCATCAACGCGGCGATCGCCGACATCCGGGCCGGTCGCGGCGGGCCCGTGCCGGTGCACCTGAGGGGGAGCGGCTACGCCGGCGCGGCACGGCTCGGCCACGGCGAGGGCTACTCCTACCCCCACGACGACGCGGCCGGTGTGGTGCAGCAGCAGTACCTCCCGGACGACCTCGCGGAGCAGGCCGACTACTACCACCCGACCGAGCGCGGCTGGGAACAGACGCTGTCGGCCCGGTGGGCCCAGCTGCGCAGGCACATCCGCGGCCGCTGA
- a CDS encoding MMPL family transporter produces MTPTPSPASPLRATSPARPTRLTRMGTVVGRHPWRVLGLWLVVVVLCFAAAAGALGGDSLFQRLTSGEPTVPGEARTGRDLVSGAATKGPATMLQVTGVDLGAPAVADTVRRHSETLSRISGVQQVSNPFLVPGGPPSPAARSLVAQGDPSRGGFLTVVDTKPGLSKAAQRSTESAVTAELQAMVRDLPGGRGHVGGTSQLVSQITGQVETDLRTGEGIALPVSLLVMVVVFGGFIAAGMPVLGAIASIGGALASLLAFSYLIDLDASVVNVVTVLGLGLCIDYGLLVVSRFREELRAIAAGGPAADISRDEVVLATSRTLASAGRTVMFSGLTVAISLSSLLVFPAQLMKAIGAAGVSVVVVALLVALTLVPALCALAGRRLLRRGTEQASDTGVFSRLALRVQRRPVGVIVVVVAAMLVAAAPAFSLQLTSSGTRLLPAGTDQRVFFETLARDYPATSAPDVTVVARAPLAEVTRWARDTAAHVPGVRSVDAPKQATPDLVSVGLHTTDGPLGATTRRVVTSLRADRPAFPTWVTGQAAQLADFSASMRARAPVAVALIVVATFVLLFLMTGSVVVPLKALVLNVLSLGASLGITVWIFQEGHLAGLIGFQSVGGIESTIPLLVLAFGFGLSMDYEVFLLSRITELVRRGHDSDEAVVLGLQRSGRIITSAAVLIIIVFCGFAAGRLLVIKETGVALAVAVAIDATLVRMLLVPATMTVLGRRNWWAPAPLRRWHARYGISEEVEGAH; encoded by the coding sequence GTGACCCCCACGCCCTCCCCCGCGTCACCATTGCGCGCGACCTCGCCGGCCCGCCCGACCCGCCTGACCCGGATGGGCACCGTCGTGGGGCGCCACCCTTGGCGCGTCCTCGGCCTGTGGCTGGTCGTCGTGGTCCTGTGCTTCGCGGCCGCCGCCGGCGCGCTCGGCGGCGACTCGCTGTTCCAGCGGCTCACCTCGGGCGAGCCGACCGTGCCCGGTGAGGCGCGCACCGGCCGGGACCTCGTCTCCGGGGCTGCGACCAAGGGACCGGCGACGATGCTGCAGGTCACCGGGGTGGACCTGGGCGCCCCGGCTGTCGCCGACACCGTGCGCCGGCACTCCGAGACGCTCAGCCGCATCAGCGGGGTCCAGCAGGTGTCCAACCCCTTCCTCGTCCCGGGCGGACCCCCGTCCCCCGCGGCCAGATCCCTTGTCGCACAGGGTGACCCGTCCCGCGGCGGGTTCCTCACCGTCGTCGACACGAAGCCGGGCCTGTCCAAGGCGGCCCAGCGCAGCACCGAGTCGGCGGTCACCGCCGAGCTGCAGGCCATGGTGCGCGACCTGCCGGGCGGGCGCGGCCACGTCGGCGGCACCTCGCAGCTGGTCAGCCAGATCACCGGCCAGGTCGAGACCGACCTGCGCACCGGTGAGGGCATCGCGCTGCCGGTCAGCCTGCTGGTCATGGTGGTGGTCTTCGGCGGCTTCATCGCCGCGGGCATGCCCGTCCTCGGGGCCATCGCCTCGATCGGCGGCGCGCTGGCCAGCCTGCTCGCCTTCTCCTACCTCATCGACCTCGACGCCTCGGTCGTCAACGTCGTGACCGTCCTGGGGCTCGGCCTGTGCATCGACTACGGCCTGCTGGTCGTCAGCCGGTTCCGCGAGGAGCTGCGCGCGATCGCCGCCGGCGGCCCCGCGGCCGACATCAGCCGCGACGAGGTCGTGCTCGCCACCTCGCGCACCCTCGCGAGCGCCGGCCGCACGGTGATGTTCTCCGGGCTGACCGTGGCCATCTCGCTGAGCAGCCTGTTGGTGTTCCCGGCCCAGCTGATGAAGGCGATCGGCGCCGCCGGTGTCTCCGTGGTCGTCGTGGCGCTGCTGGTCGCGCTGACCCTGGTGCCCGCCCTGTGCGCGCTGGCCGGTCGCCGGCTGCTGCGCCGTGGCACCGAGCAGGCGTCGGACACCGGCGTCTTCAGCAGACTGGCCCTCCGGGTGCAACGGCGCCCGGTGGGCGTCATCGTCGTCGTGGTCGCGGCGATGCTGGTCGCGGCCGCCCCGGCCTTCAGCCTGCAGCTGACGTCCTCGGGCACCCGCCTGCTGCCCGCCGGCACCGACCAGCGCGTGTTCTTCGAGACCCTGGCGCGGGACTACCCGGCGACCAGCGCGCCGGACGTCACCGTCGTGGCACGGGCACCGCTGGCGGAGGTCACCCGCTGGGCCCGGGACACCGCCGCCCACGTGCCCGGCGTGCGCTCGGTCGACGCCCCGAAGCAGGCCACGCCGGACCTGGTCTCCGTCGGGCTGCACACCACCGACGGGCCGCTCGGCGCCACCACCCGCCGGGTGGTCACCTCGCTGCGGGCCGACCGCCCGGCCTTCCCGACGTGGGTCACCGGGCAGGCCGCCCAGCTCGCCGACTTCAGCGCGTCGATGCGCGCGCGGGCGCCGGTGGCCGTGGCGCTCATCGTGGTCGCGACGTTCGTGCTGCTGTTCCTCATGACCGGGTCGGTGGTGGTGCCGCTGAAGGCGCTGGTGCTCAACGTGCTGTCCCTCGGCGCCAGCCTCGGCATCACCGTGTGGATCTTCCAGGAGGGCCACCTCGCGGGCCTCATCGGCTTCCAGTCGGTGGGCGGCATCGAGTCCACCATCCCGTTGCTGGTGCTGGCCTTCGGCTTCGGCCTGTCGATGGACTACGAGGTGTTCCTGCTCTCCCGCATCACCGAGCTGGTCCGGCGCGGCCACGACAGCGACGAGGCGGTGGTGCTCGGCCTGCAGCGCTCCGGGCGGATCATCACCTCCGCGGCCGTGCTGATCATCATCGTCTTCTGCGGCTTCGCCGCCGGCAGGCTCCTGGTCATCAAGGAGACCGGCGTGGCCCTCGCGGTGGCCGTGGCGATCGACGCCACCCTGGTGCGGATGCTGCTGGTCCCCGCCACGATGACCGTCCTCGGCCGGCGCAACTGGTGGGCACCGGCGCCGTTGCGCCGCTGGCACGCCCGCTACGGCATCTCCGAGGAGGTCGAGGGTGCCCACTGA
- a CDS encoding GNAT family N-acetyltransferase — MPTETVQQLPSWQELLEASGQDPFVRYDVGPAFAGGWAVDGAVAFLRRTPSGRTALALLGSPAGVGALVATVAADPAVVVGHDVRAITLPQPLEPLLERHFRMGAGSRWEWMWTQEVPQQQPAETALRALGNTADAGELTAFLADASPTASARPGDEGIEWWVGARDGSGTLVACGALQRTGAGSPHLAGIAVRPDRRGEGLGAAVTAALTRRAITLDGVSTLGMYSDNAVARSLYLRLGYRVAQAWATRVIRLLG, encoded by the coding sequence GTGCCCACTGAGACCGTGCAGCAGCTCCCGTCGTGGCAGGAGCTGCTCGAGGCGTCCGGGCAGGACCCGTTCGTCCGCTATGACGTGGGGCCGGCGTTCGCGGGCGGCTGGGCGGTGGACGGCGCGGTCGCCTTCCTGCGGCGCACCCCCTCGGGCCGGACCGCCCTGGCGCTGCTGGGCAGCCCGGCAGGTGTGGGGGCGCTGGTGGCCACGGTGGCCGCCGACCCGGCCGTCGTAGTCGGCCACGACGTCAGGGCGATCACGCTGCCCCAGCCACTGGAACCGTTGCTGGAGAGGCACTTTCGCATGGGTGCGGGCTCCCGGTGGGAGTGGATGTGGACACAGGAGGTGCCGCAGCAGCAGCCTGCCGAGACGGCGCTCCGGGCTCTGGGCAACACCGCCGACGCCGGCGAGCTCACGGCGTTCCTCGCGGACGCCAGCCCGACGGCGAGCGCCCGCCCCGGCGACGAGGGCATCGAGTGGTGGGTCGGCGCCCGGGATGGCTCGGGCACCCTGGTCGCCTGTGGGGCCCTGCAGCGCACCGGTGCCGGCAGCCCGCACCTGGCAGGCATCGCGGTCCGCCCGGACCGGCGTGGAGAAGGCCTGGGCGCGGCCGTGACTGCGGCGCTGACCCGCCGGGCGATCACCCTCGACGGGGTGTCGACCCTGGGCATGTACTCCGACAACGCGGTCGCCCGCTCGCTCTACCTGCGCCTGGGGTACCGGGTCGCACAGGCCTGGGCGACCCGCGTCATACGGCTCCTGGGGTGA
- a CDS encoding lamin tail domain-containing protein, with protein sequence MPFLRTVTGAVAATGTVLVAGLSLAPAAHAVDPGASVIINEVYGGGGNSGAPYANDFIELVNTGSAPVDLTGWSVQYSSATGTTWSGKTALTGSIAAGARYLVGEAGGATGAALPTPDVTGTIAMSSTAGKVALVNSTTTLSCGATCSTAAGVVDFVGFGGANDAAGGTPTAATSNSTSAQRRNGPVVNTGNNGADFTVAAPTPKAVNGSAPTGPDCTAVPTPQECLPGTTTIQDVQGDGFISPLKGQSVSKVAGIVTAVRTGKSAGYWIQEAQPDTARPSASSGVFVFSSKGGVSVGDAVLVTGSVTDYYPLSSGETVSSTSSLSTTEITPTTVTVVSKGNALPAPLQLAPSTVPDTYAPQVASGNVEAISPVDPAHSAMEFWEAHEGMRVEVDDARVVGPGKPQYGEIYVTTKPAQNATYRGGTYVDSYNLPSGRVLVSPVNGVVQAANVGDVLTGATTGPVDWSTFGGYAIAATATGAWQDNHLAGNLATPQAADQLAVATYNVENLAPGDPDAKYQRLGAGVVTNLASPDVVSLEEIQDNSGATDDGTVAADQTLTKLTAAISAAGGPAYQWAEIDPVNDQDGGQPGGNIRVAFLYNPDRVTFVQRPGGDSTTAVGVQEDNDGTAALTVSPGRVDPSNTAWEDSRKPLAGEFVFQGKKVIVIANHFNSKGGDQNADGRYQPPTRSSEQQRTAQATAVNAFVKQVLAVDPKANIVLAGDFNDYQFSPAVTTLTDNGATLTDLINTLPANERYTYNYNGVSQVLDHIFTSTVLSAPGAVEYDVIHVNSEFADQASDHDPQVVRVRPVAHVDPVSSGTVQLSPPRVKPGKQVLMHLRGFTPLTLQRISLDGTVALGTVTTDAGGNALVKVTVPADTTLGDHTVVVKAPDRSTATAALDVH encoded by the coding sequence ATGCCTTTCCTGCGCACAGTGACGGGGGCGGTGGCGGCCACAGGCACCGTCCTCGTCGCCGGCCTGAGCCTGGCGCCGGCCGCCCACGCGGTCGACCCCGGCGCCAGCGTCATCATCAACGAGGTCTACGGAGGCGGCGGCAACTCCGGCGCGCCATACGCCAACGACTTCATCGAGCTGGTCAACACCGGCTCCGCGCCGGTGGACCTCACCGGCTGGTCGGTGCAGTACTCCTCGGCCACCGGCACCACGTGGTCGGGCAAGACCGCCCTGACCGGCAGCATCGCCGCCGGCGCGCGATACCTCGTCGGCGAGGCCGGCGGCGCCACCGGCGCCGCGCTGCCCACTCCGGACGTGACCGGCACGATCGCCATGTCCTCGACCGCGGGCAAGGTCGCGCTCGTCAACAGCACCACCACCCTCTCCTGCGGCGCGACCTGCTCCACCGCCGCGGGCGTGGTGGACTTCGTCGGCTTCGGCGGGGCCAACGACGCCGCCGGCGGCACCCCCACCGCGGCCACGAGCAACTCCACCTCGGCCCAGCGCAGGAACGGCCCGGTCGTCAACACCGGCAACAACGGCGCCGACTTCACCGTCGCCGCGCCGACGCCCAAGGCGGTCAACGGCTCGGCGCCGACCGGCCCGGACTGCACGGCCGTCCCGACGCCGCAGGAGTGCCTCCCGGGCACGACGACGATCCAGGACGTCCAGGGCGACGGGTTCATCTCCCCGCTCAAGGGCCAGAGCGTCAGCAAGGTCGCCGGCATCGTCACCGCCGTGCGCACCGGCAAGAGCGCCGGCTACTGGATCCAGGAGGCCCAGCCCGACACGGCGCGCCCGTCGGCGTCCTCCGGCGTGTTCGTCTTCAGCTCCAAGGGTGGCGTCTCGGTCGGCGACGCGGTCCTGGTGACCGGCTCGGTCACCGACTACTACCCGCTCTCCTCCGGCGAGACCGTCTCGAGCACCTCGAGCTTGTCCACCACCGAGATCACCCCGACCACCGTCACCGTGGTCAGCAAGGGCAACGCCCTGCCGGCCCCGCTGCAGCTGGCCCCCTCGACCGTGCCCGACACCTACGCCCCGCAGGTCGCCAGCGGCAACGTCGAGGCGATCAGCCCGGTCGACCCGGCCCACTCCGCGATGGAGTTCTGGGAGGCCCACGAGGGCATGCGGGTCGAGGTGGACGACGCCCGCGTCGTCGGCCCCGGCAAGCCGCAGTACGGCGAGATCTACGTGACCACCAAGCCGGCGCAGAACGCGACGTACCGGGGCGGCACCTACGTGGACAGCTACAACCTGCCCTCCGGCCGGGTCCTCGTGTCCCCGGTCAACGGCGTCGTCCAGGCCGCCAACGTCGGCGACGTCCTCACGGGCGCCACCACCGGCCCGGTGGACTGGTCCACCTTCGGCGGCTACGCGATCGCCGCGACGGCCACCGGCGCGTGGCAGGACAACCACCTCGCCGGCAACCTGGCCACCCCGCAGGCCGCCGACCAGCTCGCGGTCGCGACCTACAACGTGGAGAACCTCGCGCCCGGCGACCCCGACGCGAAGTACCAGCGCCTTGGCGCGGGCGTGGTCACCAACCTCGCCTCGCCGGACGTGGTGAGCCTGGAGGAGATCCAGGACAACAGCGGTGCGACCGACGACGGCACCGTCGCCGCCGACCAGACCCTCACCAAGCTCACTGCGGCGATCAGCGCGGCCGGTGGCCCGGCATACCAGTGGGCCGAGATCGACCCGGTCAACGACCAGGACGGTGGCCAGCCGGGCGGCAACATCCGCGTGGCCTTCCTCTACAACCCCGACCGCGTCACGTTCGTGCAGCGGCCCGGCGGTGACTCGACCACGGCGGTCGGCGTGCAGGAGGACAACGACGGCACCGCAGCGCTGACCGTCTCGCCCGGTCGGGTCGACCCGTCGAACACGGCGTGGGAGGACAGCCGCAAGCCCCTGGCCGGCGAGTTCGTCTTCCAGGGCAAGAAGGTCATCGTGATCGCCAACCACTTCAACTCCAAGGGCGGCGACCAGAACGCCGACGGCCGCTACCAGCCGCCGACGCGCAGCTCGGAGCAGCAGCGCACCGCGCAGGCCACGGCGGTCAACGCGTTCGTCAAGCAGGTGCTGGCCGTCGACCCGAAGGCCAACATCGTGCTGGCCGGTGACTTCAACGACTACCAGTTCTCCCCGGCGGTCACGACGCTCACCGACAACGGTGCGACGCTGACCGACCTGATCAACACCCTGCCGGCCAACGAGCGCTACACCTACAACTACAACGGCGTCTCGCAGGTGCTCGACCACATCTTCACCTCGACGGTGCTGTCGGCGCCGGGCGCGGTGGAGTACGACGTCATCCACGTCAACTCCGAGTTCGCCGACCAGGCCTCCGACCACGACCCGCAGGTCGTGCGGGTCCGCCCGGTCGCCCACGTCGACCCGGTCAGCTCCGGGACGGTGCAGCTGTCCCCGCCGCGGGTGAAGCCGGGCAAGCAGGTCCTGATGCACCTGCGCGGTTTCACGCCCCTGACGCTGCAGCGGATCTCGCTCGACGGCACGGTGGCTCTCGGCACGGTGACCACCGACGCCGGCGGCAACGCCCTGGTCAAGGTGACCGTCCCGGCGGACACCACGCTCGGTGACCACACCGTCGTGGTGAAGGCACCGGACCGCTCCACCGCGACCGCCGCGCTCGACGTCCACTGA